The DNA window TTCCACCTCGGTGGTGTGGGCGACAACTTGCCGAGCTTTCGCCACCAGTTCTTCGTCGATTCGTCGTGGTCTCGCCATCCAACCACTGTGCCATATTTAGTCTCATCTTGAAAGCACAATAGAATAAAGTACCAAGCCACGCTGGGGCGTCCTCAGGCGCCCGACAGGGCCGGACCCTGTGGACGCCCTGGTCATGGACTTTTGGGGCCGACCGACGAGGCTGACGCCCTACCCGACGGCGAGGAAACCCCCACGAAGACCTCGACGCAGTCCCGTGTGTCGACGGGGCGTGATGAGACCGCCCCGCTGATTACCTCGTCGGCCTTCTGAGCGAGCTCTGCGAGTTACCCGGGAGACCGAGTGGGTCGAGTTCAAGATGAAGCCACAGGCCATCGGCGAGCACATCTCGGCGCTGGCCAACTCGGCGCCTTTGATGGGCAAGGCCTTCGCCTATCTGGTCTGAAGCGTGCGCGACCAGATCACGCCCTGGTCGGTACGACGTCCGATCTGCGCGGGGCGCGCGTTGGCAACGAGGAGCTGGAGAGCTGGCTGCTGCGGCTGCTGGAACCCACGATCGACTTCCGATTCTTCACCGTGGCAGTGGACGGAACTCCCGGTGATGATTGCCGAGGTGATGATCGGTAGGCCGGTGGGACTATCGGTGTCGTTGTTCACCGCAATCCAGCGTGTGGGCCCTACGAGGGGTAGCTCGATCGTGTCCGCCCCGCTCCCCGCCGTACAACCGCCTGTCGGCGCATCGCTGTTGGCGAGGTCTCGGAGCAGCGCGGTGCTCCGCGGCGCGCCGCAACCCAGGGTGACTGAGATACCAGATCAGGGCGGCATTGACCCAGGGGGCGTCTCCTTGCCCGGCATACCACTGCGCCATCCCCCCGACCGTGGCGCGCCAGGCCAACAGGCCAAGGCCCACCAGCGCACCGCGAATGAACACCCCGACACGGGATATTTACTCGGACGCGTCGCGATAAGGGCGGGTATACCCCAGGTATCGATAGAGGGAAGGCCCTCCAAGGGCGGCGTGTCGACCCTCTACCATGCTCGGCCCTCGGGGGAGGTATAGGGAGTCCAAACTGACCGGCTCGAACCAATCTGGCCCAAGGCGCCGTTTTCGCGGGTGCAGCCCGCTGGCCTCATGGGGAGGGCAGCCAGGGCGGTAAGGAGCGCGGCCTGCTCGGCCGGGTCTCGGAGAATAGGGCCCGGAAGTCCGGCCGCGACGGGGAGGGGGCCACGGCAGGAGCTGCCCGCCTCCCTGGAGGCGGGCAGGCCCGAAGGACCCGCAACGTCCAGAGGCGGCATGGGCCTGAGACCCTCTGCCGCTAGCGAGGCGTACAGGACGATGAGGTGATGGGCGATGAACAGGGCGCTGGCGGTGACCGCGGCCAGGCTCAGGCCGAGCCCCAGGCGCTGAAAGAGGCGGCTCGCAGGACGGCGCTGCGGACGGGCACCTGGCTCACCCCGGGAAGTCTTGAAGAGCCATCGCAGAATGGCTGGGCGCCGCCACCGTCGAGACGGCACCTTCGTGGGTGAGTGTCCCGGGGAGTTGCGCCGCTTTGGCACCGGACCTCCCGCAGGCTGGGTCCGGCCGACGGGGTCCGGCCGTGTCCCGGGATCGCGCAGCAGGCGGTAGGCCCGGTTGATGCGGGCGGCATAGGCGGTGTCCCACTCACCCAGTGCCCCCGCGCGGTCGGGGTGATAGAGGCGGATCAGCTTTCGGTAGTGGTCGCGGACTTGCTCGAGGCTCGCCCCCGGCGCCAGGCCCAGCGTACGATAGGGGTCTGCGCCCTCGACCAACCACACCTGGCGAATAAAGAAGCGCCCCGCCTCACGCAGCTCTTCGGGGGTGACGCCGAGTGATGCCGCGCGCCGTTCCAGGGACCCCGAACCGGCGGCCATGCTCGCAAGGAGGTCCCCGACCCCCGCGGGCAAGGGGCGGGCGGCGTTGACCCACCCCCGGTGGCGCAGCGGTTGCCGATAGAAGTCGAGCGCCAGGCTGAAAAGCGCCCGACGCCCGTCCCGCTTCGGGTCCAGCGTCAAGCCGGCAACCGCCGTTCCGGCGGCGTCTCGTTGCCATAATAGTAATAGCTGTGATAGTAGCTGTAAGCGCTGTCGCGCCGGCTAAGCTTGTTGAATACCCCGCCCAGCACCCGCGCCTGGACGCCCGCCAGGCGCTTCAAGGCGCCGATCAAGTGATCGTGGCGCGTGGCGGCTGCCTCGACCACGACCACCGTGCTGCGGGCCAGGCTGGCGAGGATCAGACCGTCCGCAAGACCGAGGATGGGTGGGCCATCCAGGAGCACATAATCGAACTTCTCCTTCGCCAGCGCCAGGAAATCTACCATGCGGGCAGACTCCAGGAGCTCCGCGGGGTTGGGCGGCACGGGACCGGCCGGGATCGCAAAGAGGTTAGGGATATGGGCATCCTGCGTGACATCACCGGGCCCAATCGACTCGCTGGTCAGAAAATGGGTCAGGCCACGGTTGGTATCGAGATCCAAAACCCGATGCAGGGCGGGGCGGCGCAGATCACAGTCGATCAGCAAGACCTTGTAGCCCAGTTGGGTAAAGGTGATACCGAGATTGAGCGCGATCGTCGTTTTGCCTTCGGCCACGGAGGGGCTGGTAAAATGCAATACCCGGGGCGCACCCACCGGTGTCGAAAACAGCAGGGCCGTGCGCAGCGAGCGGGTGGCCTCGGCAATGGCGGAACGCGGGTCATCGTAGGCCGAGGTCGCCAGCGTGGCCGCGGTTGAAGAGGGCAGCTTCGGCAGGACGCCCAGCACCGGTAACCGGGCCAGGCGCTCCAGGTCTTCAGGCAGCTTGACGGTATCGTCGAGGTGCTCAAAAAGGAAGGCGAGACCGATCCCCCCGAGCAATCCCAATGCCACCCCTAACAAAAGGTTTATTGGCACATTGGGCCGGATCGGATCCTTCGGCACCTCCGCGGCATCGATGACCGAGAGGTTGTTCAAACTTACGCCGCCCACAACCCCGACTTCCTTCAGGCGTTGCAGCAGCCCGTCGTAGAGCGTGCGGTTGGTATCGACCTCGCGCATGAGGATATTGTATTGGCTGGTCTGGTCCCGGAGCCTCATCACCTCTGACGTGACCTCCGCAGTTTCGGAATTCAGCATCGCCTCCTTGCGCTGGGCCGCCTGGTAGTCGCCTCGCAATGCCTCATGGATCGCCCCGACCTCCCGGTCGATCTGATCCTCGACCTCGGTGATCCGGCTGCTGAGCTGCTGCATCTTGGGATAGTCAGGTTTGAGGGTCACCCGCTGCTCCTGATAGATCGCCTCCAGTTCGACCTTGACCTGTTTCAGTCTGTTGATGGTCCAATTGTCCAGGATCCGGCTGAGGCCGTGGCCCTGGGCCGCAAGCGCCTCGCGATAGAGGCTCTCGGCGGCGATGCGCTCCTTCCGCGCCTCGGCCAGGGCCGCGCTCATCGCTTGCAGCTTCTGCATGGCGAGCGTCTGTTTTTCGCCGTCGACGTTGTCGACGTTAAGGATACCCTGGCTCCGGGCAAAGGCCACCAGCGCCTGGTCGGAGTCCTCGAGCCTCCCCTTGACTTGTGCCAGCCGCTGCTCGAGGAAGTTTTTGGCATACGAGGCCGCATCAAAGCGGCGCTCCAGGCTCAATTGAATAAAGGTCTGGGCGAGCACCTGGACGATCTGGGCAGCCAGCGCGGGGTCGGGCCAGTCATAGTGGATCTTGACCAGCTTGGAATTCCGGATCGGTTCGACCGTGAGACTATCGAGAAGTCGGGCAGCGAGGCTGCTCCTTACCTCGCGCGGGTCGGTGGCCGCCTCCTGGGCACTGGCTTCTGCCCCAAGCCCCAGGATGGAGCGGCCCTGGCCGTCCCCTTGGAAGGCCGGATGCTGCGCGAGGTTCAGTTGTTCGACCACCCGCTCGGCGAGCGAGTGGCTCTTGAGCAGATCATACTGCGTCTGATAGAACTGTGGGTCGAAGGTGTCTGTCTCGGCCGGGGTGACGGCCTCATATTGGACGACCTTGGGCGCCTCACGGTCGATCTGCAGCATCGTCGTGGCCCGATAGATAGGGGTGGTCAGGAAGGTCGCCGTCGCGGTGAGCGCCACGGTGATAGATAAAAACACCAGGACCGTCCACTTACGCTTGACGAGCACCCGCCAGTAGCCGCGCAGACCCAGCCCCTCGTAGGTTTCTGACTCACCATAGGAGGCCTCAAAGGGTTTCAGGCCGGTGGCCGGCCGCTCCGCAGGAAGGGACTCTTGGGGCGACACCTGGGGCGACACCTGGGGCGACATGGGGGGGGTCTCAGGTTCTGGCTCGGGCATGGGTCGTGGAGGCGCCGTCCATCCGCCACCCGCGCTGGATCGGTTCCTCTTCCGTCTCGTACCACTCCTCACGCTCAAAACAGTGCCACGGTCGCGCCAATTGTGAAAAGGTTTTTGAGGGTCTCAGCGAGCCCGTGGGTGAAGGCTTTGCCGCCGTCCGTTTACTCGCCGGTAAACCCGCCCCCGCGCCGCATACTCTACGCTTTTTCTGAAGGCGGTGTCCAGCACGAGACGGCCGCTGAATGGCACTGTCGAGAATTCCGCTCGGCCGGTGGCAACACGGTGTTCGATGACCTTCATCACCTCGATGGCGCGCGTAGTAGCATAGAAGTACAGAGAACACAACCCCAGAAATGTGTAGAACATGACGCTCTCGGCGATCCGGAAGTAGAGCCCTGCCAGTCCCGTTATCCCCAGGCCCAGCGCCAGGCCCCACATGATCAT is part of the Pseudomonadota bacterium genome and encodes:
- a CDS encoding DnaJ domain-containing protein; the encoded protein is MTLDPKRDGRRALFSLALDFYRQPLRHRGWVNAARPLPAGVGDLLASMAAGSGSLERRAASLGVTPEELREAGRFFIRQVWLVEGADPYRTLGLAPGASLEQVRDHYRKLIRLYHPDRAGALGEWDTAYAARINRAYRLLRDPGTRPDPVGRTQPAGGPVPKRRNSPGHSPTKVPSRRWRRPAILRWLFKTSRGEPGARPQRRPASRLFQRLGLGLSLAAVTASALFIAHHLIVLYASLAAEGLRPMPPLDVAGPSGLPASREAGSSCRGPLPVAAGLPGPILRDPAEQAALLTALAALPMRPAGCTRENGALGQIGSSRSVWTPYTSPEGRAW
- a CDS encoding polysaccharide biosynthesis tyrosine autokinase, with protein sequence MSPQVSPQVSPQESLPAERPATGLKPFEASYGESETYEGLGLRGYWRVLVKRKWTVLVFLSITVALTATATFLTTPIYRATTMLQIDREAPKVVQYEAVTPAETDTFDPQFYQTQYDLLKSHSLAERVVEQLNLAQHPAFQGDGQGRSILGLGAEASAQEAATDPREVRSSLAARLLDSLTVEPIRNSKLVKIHYDWPDPALAAQIVQVLAQTFIQLSLERRFDAASYAKNFLEQRLAQVKGRLEDSDQALVAFARSQGILNVDNVDGEKQTLAMQKLQAMSAALAEARKERIAAESLYREALAAQGHGLSRILDNWTINRLKQVKVELEAIYQEQRVTLKPDYPKMQQLSSRITEVEDQIDREVGAIHEALRGDYQAAQRKEAMLNSETAEVTSEVMRLRDQTSQYNILMREVDTNRTLYDGLLQRLKEVGVVGGVSLNNLSVIDAAEVPKDPIRPNVPINLLLGVALGLLGGIGLAFLFEHLDDTVKLPEDLERLARLPVLGVLPKLPSSTAATLATSAYDDPRSAIAEATRSLRTALLFSTPVGAPRVLHFTSPSVAEGKTTIALNLGITFTQLGYKVLLIDCDLRRPALHRVLDLDTNRGLTHFLTSESIGPGDVTQDAHIPNLFAIPAGPVPPNPAELLESARMVDFLALAKEKFDYVLLDGPPILGLADGLILASLARSTVVVVEAAATRHDHLIGALKRLAGVQARVLGGVFNKLSRRDSAYSYYHSYYYYGNETPPERRLPA